A region from the Lytechinus variegatus isolate NC3 chromosome 6, Lvar_3.0, whole genome shotgun sequence genome encodes:
- the LOC121417623 gene encoding putative ankyrin repeat protein RF_0381 — translation MEDKEGQIALHSAAKGGHSDVIPYLIIQGAEVNMENNDGWTALHIAAKNGRIDVIEWLIDHEAEVNKEDNHGETALHIAAKNGRIDVIEYLISHEAEVNKEDNNAETALHIAAKNGRIDVIECLISHEAEVNNEDNHGETALHIAAKNGRIDVIECLISHEAEVNKEDNHGETALHIAAKNGRIDVIKCLISHGAKVNMEDNNGETAVHIAAKNGRIDVIECLISHGAEVNKEDNNGETALHIAAKNGRIDVIKYLISHGAEVNKEDNNGETALHIAAKNGRIDFIKYLISHGAEVNKEDNNGETALHIAAKNGRIDFIKYLISHEAEVNKEDNNGETALHIAAKNGCIDVIECLISHEAEVNKEDNNGETALHIAAKNGRIDVIKYLISHGAEVNKEDNNGETALHIAAKNGRIDVIECLISHEAEVNKEDNHGETALHIAAKNGRIDVIECLISHEAEVNKEDNHGETALHIAAKNGRIDVIECLISHEAEVNKEDNHGETALHIAAKNGRIDVIKYLISHGAEVNKEDNNGETALHIAAKNGRIDTIECLISHEDEVNKKDNHGETALHIATKNGRINVIECLISHGDEVNKKDNHGETALHIATKNGRINAIECLISHEAEVNKEDNQGETALHIAAKNGRIDAIECLISHEVEVNKEDNQGETALHIAAKNGRIDVIEYLISPEVEVNKKDIEW, via the coding sequence TAACGATGGGTGGACTGCATTGCACATTGCTGCTAAGAATGGTCGTATTGACGTCATCGAATGGTTGATTGACCATGaagctgaggtcaataaggaggataatcATGGTgagactgcattacacattgctgCTAAGAATGGTCGTATTGACGTCATCGAATATCTGATCAGCCATGaagctgaggtcaataaggaggataaCAATGCTgagactgcattacacattgctgCTAAGAATGGTCGTATTGACGTCATCGAATGTTTGATTAGCCATGAAGCTGAGGTCAATAATGAGGATAATCATGGTgagactgcattacacattgctgCTAAGAATGGTCGTATTGACGTCATCGAATGTTTGATTAGCCATGaagctgaggtcaataaggaggataatcATGGTgagactgcattacacattgctgCTAAGAATGGTCgtattgacgtcatcaaatgTTTGATCAGCCATGGAGCTAAGGTCAATATGGAGGATAATAATGGTGAGACTGCAGTACACATTGCTGCTAAGAATGGTCGTATTGACGTCATCGAATGTTTGATCAGCCAtggagctgaggtcaataaggaggataatAATGGTGAGACTGCATTGCACATTGCTGCTAAGAATGGTCgtattgacgtcatcaaatatctgatcagccatggagctgaggtcaataaggaggataaCAATGGTGAGACTGCATTGCACATTGCTGCTAAGAATGGTCGTATTGActtcatcaaatatctgatcagccatggagctgaggtcaataaggaggataaCAATGGTgagactgcattacacattgctgCTAAGAATGGTCGTATTGActtcatcaaatatctgatcagccatgaagctgaggtcaataaggaggataaCAATGGTgagactgcattacacattgctgCTAAGAATGGTTGTATTGACGTCATCGAATGTTTGATCAGCCATGaagctgaggtcaataaggaggataatAATGGTgagactgcattacacattgctgCTAAGAATGGTCgtattgacgtcatcaaatatctgatcagccatggagctgaggtcaataaggaggataatAATGGTgagactgcattacacattgctgCTAAGAATGGTCGTATTGACGTCATCGAATGTTTGATTAGCCATGaagctgaggtcaataaggaggataatcATGGTgagactgcattacacattgctgCTAAGAATGGTCGTATTGACGTCATCGAATGTTTGATTAGCCATGaagctgaggtcaataaggaggataatcATGGTgagactgcattacacattgctgCTAAGAATGGTCGTATTGACGTCATCGAATGTTTGATTAGCCATGaagctgaggtcaataaggaggataatcATGGTgagactgcattacacattgctgCTAAGAATGGTCgtattgacgtcatcaaatatctgatcagccatggagctgaggtcaataaggaggataatAATGGTgagactgcattacacattgctgCTAAGAATGGTCGTATTGACACCATCGAATGTTTGATTAGCCATGAAGATGAGGTCAATAAGAAGGATAATCATGGTGAGACTGCATTGCACATTGCTACTAAGAATGGTCGTATTAACGTCATCGAATGTTTGATTAGCCATGGAGATGAGGTCAATAAGAAGGATAATCATGGTGAGACTGCATTGCACATTGCTACTAAGAATGGTCGTATTAACGCCATCGAATGTTTGATTAGCCATGaagctgaggtcaataaggaggataatcAAGGTgagactgcattacacattgctgCTAAGAATGGTCGTATTGACGCTATCGAATGTTTGATTAGCCATGAAGTTGAGGTCAATAAAGAGGATAATCAAGGTgagactgcattacacattgctgCTAAGAATGGTCGTATTGACGTCATCGAATATCTGATCAGCCCTGAAGTTGAGGTcaataaaaaagatattgaatggtga
- the LOC121417624 gene encoding putative ankyrin repeat protein RF_0381, which translates to MKLRSNKEDNNGETALHIAAKNGRIDVIECLISYEAEVNKEDNHGETALHIAAKNGRIDVIECLISHEDEVNKKDNHGETALHIATKNGRINVIECLISHEDEVNKKNNHGETALHIATKNGRISAIECLISHEAEVNKEDNQGETALHIAAKNGRIDVIECLISHEVEVNKEDNQGETVLHIAAKNGRIDVIEWLINHKAEVNKEDNHGETALHIATKNGRIDVIECLISHEAEVNSEDNHGETALHIAAKNGRIDVIECLISHEAEVNKEDNHGETALHIAAKNGRIDVIECLISHEAEVNKEDNHGETALHIAAKNGRIDVIECLISHGAEVNK; encoded by the coding sequence ATGAAGCTGAGGTCGAATAAGGAGGATAATAATGGTgagactgcattacacattgctgCTAAGAATGGTCGTATTGACGTCATCGAATGTTTGATTAGCTATGaagctgaggtcaataaggaggataatcATGGTgagactgcattacacattgctgCTAAGAATGGTCGTATTGACGTCATCGAATGTTTGATTAGCCATGAAGATGAGGTCAATAAGAAGGATAATCATGGTGAGACTGCATTGCACATTGCTACTAAGAATGGTCGTATTAACGTCATCGAATGTTTGATTAGCCATGAAGATGAGGTCaataagaagaataatcatggtGAGACTGCATTGCACATTGCTACTAAGAATGGTCGTATTAGCGCCATCGAATGTTTGATTAGCCATGaagctgaggtcaataaggaggataatcAAGGTgagactgcattacacattgctgCTAAGAATGGTCGTATTGACGTCATCGAATGTTTGATTAGCCATGAAGTTGAGGTCAATAAAGAGGATAATCAAGGTGAGACTGTATTACACATTGCTGCTAAGAATGGTCGTATTGACGTCATCGAATGGTTGATTAACCATAAAGCTGAGGTCAATAAAGAGGATAATCATGGTGAGACTGCATTGCACATTGCTACTAAGAATGGTCGTATTGACGTCATCGAATGTTTGATTAGCCATGAAGCTGAGGTCAATAGTGAGGATAATCATGGTgagactgcattacacattgctgCTAAGAATGGTCGTATTGACGTCATCGAATGTTTGATTAGCCATGaagctgaggtcaataaggaggataatcATGGTgagactgcattacacattgctgCTAAGAATGGTCGTATTGACGTCATCGAATGTTTGATTAGCCATGaagctgaggtcaataaggaggataatcATGGTgagactgcattacacattgctgCTAAGAATGGTCGTATTGACGTCATCGAATGTTTGATCAGCCAtggagctgaggtcaataagtGA
- the LOC121417160 gene encoding zinc finger RNA-binding protein-like has product MALFNSIKGGNNVHWMSTSNSQENVGGGSTSPTSPTGFDPAVGGASTASSLSSGNSDSSSSSSSSQFGFLRNTLYPSTTGPGGTISREDQFFCKVCKVNLSGLEPAKQHYTGKQHRKAVQAQVSGQSAGDGLTLPLECKVCQKKFTGPSSAKQHYESSKHKTAVQGAAFWAQNQGQGGTVPSGVTGLGPVTREAGSIPTSPRASQQVSLLNDSVPDGALNQRQHQAEAPRAQSNLGTSARGLQQSGSHPPEGFASVINPSSEQLKKHIAKVCSSVLQRYLMQLIPDLTDQITDKVLEELSKATPVNSSHSDAGAMVPPRQDASAAEALHSVSTDFQSMPSLIDGLNSLDLRGAVKSAPEITNIHNDLSKRSTPNHNDVWNSLIDSKK; this is encoded by the exons ATGGCTTTATTTAATAGCATCAAGGGTGGTAATAATGTACACTGGATGTCAACATCTAACAGCCAAGAAA ATGTTGGTGGTGGTAGCACCTCTCCTACAAGTCCTACTGGGTTTGACCCTGCTGTAGGTGGAGCTTCGACagcatcatcattgtcatcaggAAACAGTgattcctcatcatcatcttcgtcatcccAGTTTGGATTTCTCAGAAACACTCTCTACCCATCTACTACTG GGCCAGGTGGCACAATCAGCAGAGAGGACCAATTCTTCTGTAAGGTTTGTAAGGTTAATCTGTCGGGATTGGAGCCAGCCAAGCAGCATTATACTGGTAAGCAACATCGGAAGGCAGTCCAAGCTCAAGTATCTGGACAATCTGCAGGAGACGGATTAACCCTCCCCTTGGAATGCAAGGTCTGCCAGAAGAAGTTCACAGGACCTTCTTCTGCAAAGCAGCACTATGAGAGCAGCAAGCACAAGACTGCAGTGCAAGGTGCAGCGTTCTGGGCGCAGAATCAAGGTCAAGGTGGCACGGTTCCATCAGGTGTTACAGGGTTGGGACCTGTAACTAGGGAAGCTGGAAGCATTCCAACATCTCCAAGAGCTAGCCAACAGGTTTCATTATTGAATGATTCTGTTCCAGATGGGGCTTTGAACCAGCGTCAGCATCAAGCAGAAGCACCGAGAGCCCAATCCAACCTTGGAACCTCTGCAAGAGGACTCCAGCAATCAGGAAGCCATCCTCCAGAGGGATTTGCTTCGGTCATCAATCCTAGTAGTGAACAGCTCAAGAAGCATATCGCCAAGGTATGCTCCTCTGTTTTACAGCGATACCTGATGCAGCTCATCCCAGATCTCACCGATCAGATCACGGACAAAGTGCTTGAGGAACTGTCAAAGGCCACTCCTGTAAATTCTTCTCATAGTGATGCAGGAGCAATGGTGCCACCAAGACAGGATGCCTCTGCAGCAGAAGCATTGCATTCTGTCAGCACTGATTTCCAGAGCATGCCTTCGCTAATTGATGGTCTCAATTCTTTGGACCTGAGGGGAGCAGTGAAATCTGCTCCAGAGATCACCAACATCCACAACGATCTTAGCAAACGCTCTACCCCTAATCATAACGATGTCTGGAATTCTCTCATAGACagcaagaaataa